The following coding sequences lie in one Mus musculus strain C57BL/6J chromosome 11, GRCm38.p6 C57BL/6J genomic window:
- the Slfn3 gene encoding schlafen 3, with translation MKDIQLRRKEAKSILQAVCTLLNSGGGVVKAHIKNQNYSFTRDGMGLDLVNSLPGIMHLPHDYLDFMQHKDYFFVFVKPLKPNQKGPGITTLKTNLYRRINSISDEVKVANAVQLLKSRTDPEEKAESRPSSPGKIVCNETLNECLSLFNRDWLAYEETFCFTKSIHAEVKLTPKEKIFPKEKILELLPQTVSAFANTDGGFLFIGLDGKTQQIIGFEAEKSNLVLLESEIEKCIQQLPVTHFCGEKEKIKYTCKFIEVRKSGAVCAYVCALRVERFCCAVFAAEPESWHVEGGCVKRFTTEEWVKRQMDATAVMPGKVICCPEALYMKPFSQHEGYEHLVRTELGSLLKGTLVISKSWALDLGLQEKQEVIWDVLHISQGSLLTLYVFVQGDENLEGNSSLLGELGAELKGYYKQIALTLKQMLLNHCGYTAEIGIIVKITYLGHKTMCLYDTSTKIRYPQKYYLSAKAVKDLEKALVEILGSYESFYSLPRRNWDSFMSAFLNVGSYIVPVLRNV, from the exons ATGAAAGATATTCAACTGAGAAGAAAAGAAGCCAAAAGTATATTACAGGCTGTGTGCACCCTGCTGAATTCTGGAGGGGGCGTGGTCAAGGCTCacattaaaaatcaaaactacaGCTTCACCAGAGATGGAATGGGACTGGATTTGGTAAATTCCTTACCCGGTATCATGCACCTTCCTCATGACTATCTAGACTTCATGCAGCACAAAGACTACTTTTTCGTTTTTGTGAAACCATTGAAGCCGAATCAGAAAGGGCCGGGGATCACCACCTTGAAAACGAACTTGTACAGAAGAATCAACTCAATCTCAGATGAAGTGAAAGTAGCGaatgcagtgcagctcctcaaaTCCAGGACAGATCCCGAAGAGAAAGCAGAATCCAGACCAAGTTCACCTGGGAAAATCGTCTGTAATGAAACACTAAATGAATGTCTTTCCTTATTTAACAGAGACTGGCTTGCCTATGAGGAGACATTCTGTTTCACTAAATCCATACATGCTGAAGTAAAATTGACTCCTAAGGAAAAGATTTTTCCTAAGGAAAAGATTTTAGAGCTCCTCCCTCAAACTGTTTCTGCATTTGCAAACACTGATGGGGGATTTTTGTTCATTGGCTTGGATGGCAAAACGCAGCAAATTATTGGTTTTGAAGCAGAGAAGAGCAATCTCGTGCTTCTAGAGAGTGAAATAGAAAAGTGCATCCAACAGCTGCCTGTCACTCACTTCtgtggggagaaggagaagatcaaGTACACGTGCAAATTCATCGAAGTGCGCAAATCCGgagctgtgtgtgcatatgtgtgtgcgctCAGAGTGGAGAGGTTCTGCTGTGCAGTGTTCGCTGCAGAGCCCGAGTCCTGGCACGTGGAAGGTGGCTGTGTGAAGAGGTTTACCACAGAGGAATGGGTGAAGCGCCAGATGGATGCCACTGCAG TGATGCCTGGAAAGGTGATATGCTGTCCAGAAGCCCTCTATATGAAACCATTCTCACAACATGAAGGCTATGAGCACTTAGTCCGGACAGAATTGGGCTCCCTGCTTAAAGGAACACTGGTTATCTCCAAGAGCTGGGCTTTGGATCTGGGCTTGCAAGAGAAGCAGGAAGTTATCTGGGATGTGCTTCATATTTCCCAGGGCAGTCTCCTGACCCTGTATGTCTTTGTCCAGGGAGATGAGAACCTGGAAGGCAACAGCAGTCTTCTTGGGGAACTAGGCGCCGAGTTAAAGGGCTATTATAAACAAATTGCCCTAACATTAAAGCAGATGTTGTTAAACCATTGTGGTTACACTGCGGAAATAGGTATTATAGTAAAGATAACATACTTGGGTCATAAGACAATGTGTCTTTATGACACAAGCACAAAAATACGTTACCCCCAAAAATATTATCTGTCGGCCAAGGCAGTAAAGGACTTAGAAAAAGCTCTCGTTGAAATCTTAGGAAGTTATGAGTCTTTCTACAGTTTACCCAGGAGAAACTGGGATTCTTTTATGTCTGCATTTTTAAATGTGGGAAGTTATATAGTCCCTGTTTTGAGAAATGTATGA